The Porphyrobacter sp. HT-58-2 genome segment GCGGTTCCTGCGCTGCAACCTGACATCCCGCCGCCAAAGTGGCGATTGCTGCCAGACCGCGCAGGATCGCGATCATTCGGCAGGCTGCGCCACCAGCGCGGCCTTTACCGCCGCCAGTGCATCGGAAGCCTTGCTACCGTCCGGCCCGCCGCCCTGCGCCATGTCGGGCCTTCCACCGCCCCCCTTGCCACCGAGCGCCTCGACCCCGGCGCGAACCAGATCGACAGCACTGAAGCGGCCGGTCAGATCATCGGTCACTGCCGCGGCGATGCTCGCCTTGCCGTCATTCACCGCGATAAGCACAGCGATGCCGCTGCCCATGCGCTGCTTGGCCGCATCGAGCAGGGGGCGCAATTCCTTCGGATCGAGCCCTTCGAGCACCTGCCCGCTGAAGGTGACGCCCGCGACGGTCTCGTCAGCGCTCGCGGCTGCTCCGCCTGTGCCGCCCCCGCTCAGCGCCAGCGCCTTCTTTGCCTCGGCCAGTTCCCTTTCGAGCCGCTTGCGCTCGTCCATCAATGCAGCGAGACGGGCCGGGACTTCCTCGGGAGTCGCGCGGATCACGCCAGCGGCAGTCTTGAGCGCCTCTTCGCGGCCAACAAGCCACTGGCGCGCACCCTCCCCTGTCATCGCTTCGATCCGGCGCACGCCCGATGAGACGGCGCTTTCAGAGACGATGCGGAAGATGCCGATATCGCCTGTGGCGCGCACATGGGTCCCGCCGCACAGCTCGACCGAGTAGTTGCGCCCTTCCTTGCCCGCGCGGCCCATGGCGAGCACCCGAACCTCGTCACCATACTTCTCGCCGAACAGCGCCAGCGCGCCCGCGGCGACGGCATCGTCAGGGGTCATAAGCCGGGTCGAAACCGCTTCATTGGCGCGAATTTCGGCATTCACCTCAGATTCGATCGCTGCGATATCCTCGGGCGTAAGCGCGACCGGGTGCGAGAAATCGAACCGGAGGCGATCAGCCGCAACCATCGAGCCCTTCTGCGTCACATGGCCGCCGAGACGGTTCCTGAGCGCGGCATGGACCAGGTGTGTCGCCGAATGGTTTGCGCGGATCCGGTCACGCCGCTCGGCATCGACCTTGAGCTCGACCGTGTCACCCACCGCCACCGCACCCGCATCGATACGCACATGATGCGCGTGCAGCCGCCCAAGCGGCTTGGCGGTATCGGTGACAGTCGCCTTCAACCCGGCTTGGCTCGCCATCGTTCCAGCATCGCCAGTCTGGCCGCCGCTTTCACCGTAGAAGGGCGTCTGGTTGGTCAGGATCACGACCTCATCACCCGCAGCTGCGCTGGCAACTTCGGCCCCGGCCTTTACGATGGCAACAATCCGCCCCTCACCGCTGGTCGATGCATAACCGGTGAATTCGGTCGCGCCTTCGCGCTCAGCGATGTCGAACCAGACTTCGCCCGAAGCCGCCTCGCCACTGCCCTTCCAGGCAGCGCGGGCGGCGGCCTTCTGGCGGGCCATCGCGGCGTCAAAGCCGGTTTTGTCGACCCCGATGCCGCGGGCGCGCAGCGCGTCCTCGGTAAGGTCATAGGGGAAGCCGTAAGTGTCGTAGAGGCGGAACGCGATTTCCCCGTCAAGTTCGGCACCGTCGCTCAGATCGCCCGTCGCCTCGTCCAGCAACTTCAAACCCTTGTCGAGTGTGCGGCGGAACTGGGTTTCCTCGCGTTCGAGCACTTCCTGGATCAGAGCCTGGCCACGCACGAGCTCGGGATAGGCCGACCCCATCTCGGTGACGAGCGCGGGGACGAGGCGGTGCATCAAAGGCTCCGAGGCCCCCAGCAGGTGCGCATGACGCATGGCGCGGCGCATGATCCGCCGCAGCACATAACCGCGCCCTTCGTTGGAGGGCAGAACCCCGTCAGCCATCAGGAAGCTGGTCGAACGCAGGTGATCAGCAATCACGCGGTGCGAGGCGGCAGAATCGCCTTGCGCGGCGACACCGGTCAGACCCTCCGACGCAGCAATCAGTGCCTTGAAGGTGTCAGTATCGTAGTTGTCATGCACGCCCTGCAGCACAGCCGCGATGCGTTCGATGCCCATGCCGGTATCGATCGAGGGCTTGGGCAAGTCGCGGCGGGTGCCGTCGGCCTGTTGCTCGTATTGCATGAACACGAGATTCCAGATCTCGACGAAGCGATCCCCATCTTCATCCGGGCTGCCGGGAGGGCCGCCGAAGATGTGATCGCCATGATCGTAGAAGATCTCCGAGCAAGGCCCGCACGGGCCGGTGTCGCCCATCGACCAGAAATTGTCCGAGGTGGGAATGCGGATGATGCGGTCGTCAGGCAACCCCGCGATACGCTTCCAGAGGCCAGCGGCTTCGTCATCCGTATGGTAGACCGTAATGGTGAGCTTGTCCTTGGGCAGGCCCCACTCCTTGGTCAGCAGGGTCCAGGCATGGGTAATCGCTTCTTCCTTGAAATAGTCGCCGAAGGAAAAATTCCCCAGCATTTCAAAGAATGTATGATGCCGTGCAGTATAGCCGACATTATCGAGATCATTGTGCTTGCCCCCGGCACGCACGCATTTCTGCGAGGATGCGGCACGCGGCGAGACCGGGGTTTCGAGCCCGGTAAAGACGTTCTTGAACGGCACCATCCCGGCGTTGACGAACATCAGCGTCGGATCGTTGTACGGCACGAGCGGCGCGCTCGGCGTGGCGGTGTGGCCGGCCTTGCTGAAGTAATCGAGGAAGGAGCGGCGGATTTCGTTCGTCGAAGTCATGGCCGTGCAGTTAGGCAAAGCGCGCGGGTTTCGCAATGCGCCGCGCAAAAAGGGCATTTTAGCCGGGGTCTGGTGGGGGTCTAACCGGGGGCAGACGCTGGCAAGGCCACCTCAGGTTCCGGGCAATCCGCCCCGAACCACCCCCTGAAAACGCGAAAGGCCGGCGCGCGCTATGGGGAGAAGCACACGCCGGCGTTCCGGGTTTCCGGGCATCGGTGGGACAGCTGCGGGAACGGGACATTCCAGCAGCGATGACGCCCGCTTGAGGATCAGTCGTCCGAGTCCGCGTCCGGCCCGGTCATCATCTCCCCGGCGACCTCGTCGGTGCGGCTGCGGATTGCAGCTTCCAACCGGTCACAAACTTCAGGATTTTCCTTGAGGTAGGTCTTGGCGTTTTCACGTCCCTGCCCGATGCGGATCGAATCATAGGAGAACCAGCTTCCCGACTTTTCGACCAGCCCGGCTTTGACCCCGAGATCGAGGATCTCGCCGATCTTGGAAATGCCCTCGCCATACATGATGTCGAATTCGACCTGCTTGAACGGCGGGGCGACCTTGTTCTTGACCACCTTCACGCGGGTTGCGTTACCGATGATCTCGTCACGATCCTTGATCTGCCCGGTGCGGCGGATGTCGAGCCGAACCGAGGCATAGAACTTGAGCGCATTGCCGCCGGTGGTGGTTTCCGGGTTGCCGTACATCACCCCGATCTTCATGCGCAGCTGGTTGATGAAAATCACCATGCAGCGCGAGCGGCTGATCGAACCGGTCAGCTTGCGAAGGGACTGGCTCATCAGGCGGGCTTGCAGGCCCACATGCGAATCGCCCATCTCGCCTTCGATCTCCGCACGCGGCACCAGCGCTGCGACCGAATCGACCACCAGCACATCGATCGCGTTCGATCGCACCAGCGTATCGGTGATTTCCAGCGCCTGTTCGCCGGTATCGGGCTGCGAGACGATCAGTTCGTCAATGTCGACGCCAAGCTTCTTGGCATAGACCGGATCAAGCGCGTGTTCGGCGTCCACGAAAGCCGCCGTGCCGCCCATCTTCTGCGCTTCGGCAATGACATGCAGCGCCAGCGTGGTTTTCCCTGAGCTTTCCGGGCCGTAGACTTCAATCACCCGGCCGCGCGGCAGGCCACCGATCCCGAGGGCAATGTCCAGCCCCAGCGAGCCCGTCGAAATGGCTTCGACCTGCATCGCTTCCTTCGAGCCCAGCTTCATTGCCGAACCCTTTCCGAACGCACGGTCAATCTGTGCAAGCGCGGCTTCAAGAGCCTTCTGACGATCCACGGCTTTCCTGTCCTCTTCGACCAATTTCAATTGGGTAGCCATCGCATGCGCTCCTTCGCTTGCCTAGGGGCAACACGGAGTTTTCCGCCGCCCATGGCAGCCATGTATCGCATTTGTTCTCATGGAACAAGTAGGGAACGAAAAATTTCTTCAGGCGGACTAGCGAGGGGTCCCTACCCGCCTGTTGCTTCGCGCAGGCGCCAGTCGATGCTGCGCGTGCCATTAGCGGGGATGATGACTTCGACTGTCTGATAGCCGTTCTTCACGTCGACCTTGGCACCCGGAAAGCGGATGTCGTATCGGCCGGCCCAGCCCAGTTGCAGGCGCAGGGTGACCGGGTGCGGGTTGGCGTTGGTGAGGCTCGCACGCATTGGTGTCCACGCGCCCTTTGCTTTCCCGGGTTCGCCCTCGCCCAAGGTGCCGCAGCGGACGAAGACCTGCGCGCTGGCTCCCAGATCAAGCTCGACATCCTGCCCACGCGCATAATCGCGCAAGGTCGTGCGCGCGGCGAATTGCGGGCCGCGCCCAACTGACCCGGACCTCGGCTCGTAAACTGTCATCGCGCCTTGCGGCATGGCGATGCCGAGGCCTTTCCTGTCTTCGTTCTTGGTCACCAGCAGCAGGCTGGCAGGCAGGGGCTCCTCATCCTGCTGATCGACGCTCGACCAAGGATTGCATCCCGCCTGATAAAGATAGCGCGCCTTGACTGCGTCCTTATCGAGAAAGGCGACCTGCTTCATCCCCTTGGCCGAGACATCGACGCGGCCGGGCACGCGGAACAGCTTCAGATCGCCGAGGTCTTCCTCCTCGGCGGTTATCACGGCTGGTGCCGATTCCATCATGTCGGCCGCCTTCATGCGCGCGCCGGTGACCGTGATCATCTCGGCGGGCGCAGGCGCATAGGCCATCGGCGGGGGCGGCGGTGGCACGGGAAGATAATCCTGCACTTCGGAACCTGCCGCCGTGCTGCCGATCGGATAGCAGTTGAGATAGAGCCCGCGCGCCTCGGGCGGATCGGCCAGACTCTCGTAATCGCTTTCAAGATTGAGCTGCCCGGCGATGACCTGCAGCCGGGCGTTGTCGAAACTCTGCCCGTTGTCGTTGACCAGCGAAAGCCAGCTCATCAATCCCAGCTCGAATTCCCCGCCGCTGCGCTTGTCTGTCATCGTGGCGACGTAGTCGGCCTGCCAGTCGAAGCCCCATGCAAGGTAGGTGAGTGTTACCTCATGGGTGCCGCCTTCGGCTGAACGGGTGTCGACCGAGAACACCGGGCTTGCCGATAGCCCGGCAGGGACGCGGTCGAAGGTCAGGGTTTCGGGCAGTCCGGCGCAGCGCACCGCTTCGAAGCCCTGACTGGTCTGGAGCACCAAGCCGCGATTGGCGCCGGTGCGCACCACTGCGCTTTCGCTAACCCGCTCGCCGGTGGCGGGATTGGTTCGCGTGATCGTCACCCGGTTGCCGAGCGTGCCGTCAACCAGCGCAGCGGGTGAGAGGATCTGTGCGTTGCGGTTTTTCTCGATCGTCCCGCCGGGAAGGCCGGTGACGATCGCCGAAACGCCGATCATGCCTTCGGCCACGCCTTCGAAACGGATGGTCGATTCGCCCTTGGGCAGGGTGACCCGGCGGGTTTCGGAAATCATCGCAAGGCCGCGCGGGTTATCCGCATCGAGGGCCACGTCCGCACTGCGATCAGGATCGCGGTAGATCGTGACAGCAAGATCGACAGGGGGCGAGGCATCCACCACCTCGCGCGCGGCGAGCGGCGTTGCGAGCATAGCCGCACCCGACAGCAAGATTGCGGCGCACCGCATCACTCCAGCCCCTCAGTAGCGGGTTTCGAAGGTCACGCGGATCACCCGCTCTCCTTCGGCGGGGACGGGGATGGTATAGCGCCGCCGGTCGGCATTCATCTGTTCGCCCTTGATGTCCTCGGCAGTGACGCGGAAATCGTCGGCCCACCAGCTGCGATTGAGCCCCGACTGGATGAGCTGCACGTCTACCGGCGCGCTCTTCGCATTGGTGAGGGTGTAGCGCATCGTGGTGCGGTAATAGGTCTTGGGCCGCTCGATGGTGACCTCGCGCGTCTTGCCGCCTTCGACCACGCGGTAACGGGCGCTCTTTTCCCATTCGGTGGCAGTGATGGTCTCGCGCTTCTCGACCTCGGCCTTGATCGTGATGTCGAAGGCCTCGCCCGTCACCAGCGAAAGGTCGCTGCCCATCGGGGTGTGGCCGATGGACTTCTCACCGATGAACTGCGGCGTGCCTTCGCTGTCGCGCTGATAGAAACGCACCGTGCCAGCCGGGAGCGCATCGCCGAGGCCCTGATCGCGCGCGGTCGAGAAGGCGATGCGGCTTTCAACATTCTGCGGTTCGCGGTCATTCTGCTGCCAATAGACTTCGCGCGCATAGATCTTGCGCGCGGCAACGCCCTGCACATCGAGGAAGCTGACCTGCTTCATCTGATTGTCGGCGATCGTCGTGCGCCCGCTGATCGGGTAGAGATAGAAATCGCCGAGCCGCTCCCGGTCAGAAGCCTCGGTTCCGGCGCGGGTCATGCCGCGCTGGCTGTAACTGCCGCGTCCGCCATTATTGGGATTGCCTGCAACCAGCACGGTGTCGGCATTTTGGAAAGTGGTGCCGGTGGAATTTTCGAGCGTCACCCAGCCCTGCATGTCGATGGTGCCGGCGCTTTCATTGTAGAGCGCGACGTAATCCGCGCTCCAGCTCAGACCGCGGGTGAGATAGCGCAGGTTGACCGGACGGGTGCCACCGCGCGCGGAATCGAGATTGACCGACAGCGTCGGCCGGGCGCGCAGGCCCGGCGGCACACGGTCAAAGATGACGCGCACCGGCAGGCCATCGTCGCGCAGCACCTCGATCCGCTCGCCGATCTGGATCACCACGCCGCCCGCGACAGACAGAACCTTGGCGCGTTCGCGGGTTTCAGCGCCGGTCGCAGGGTTGGTGCGCAGCAGGGTGACAGTCTGCCCTACCGCCTTTTCCATCAGCTTTTCAGGCGTGAGCAGATCGTAATCGAAATTCTGTTCGATGATGGTGGTGTTGGCCGCAGCAAAGCTCAGGGTTTCGGGCTGAATACGGGCCGAGACATCGGGAAACTCGACGCGGCTGCGTCCCTGGGCAATGGCGATCTGGCGCACATCCTGCACGAGGGCGAGATCGCTGTTGTAGATCGTCAGCGCAACATCGCCCTGCGCGGATTGGGACGCGCTCGCATCGGAAGCGGGCGCGCTCTGGGCCATTGCGGCTGCCGCCAGTCCCATCGCAGTCAACGCCGCTGTCGATACCCCGCACCCGGTGGCTATTGCGTGCAATCGCATATCGTCCCCTCCACTTGACCTGAAGCAGGATGAACGACCGTACGGCTTTATCCAAGGTGAATAAGGCCGTTTTCACGCCAAAAATGCGACCGCCTACGTCCCCGCGCCCTGCTCGCTGCGGGCCTGTCGCAGCACCGCACCGACCTTGTCGCCGATCGCCGCGACGCTGAAAGGTTTGGCGATGAAGTGCATGTCCGGAATGTCGATGTCCCGGCGCAGCTGTTCCTCGGCATAGCCCGACATGAACAGCACCGGCATGCTCGGTATCTGGGCGCGGATCGCGCGCACCATCGCGGGGCCGTCCATCCCCGGCATCACGACGTCGGACACGACGATATCGAACGCGCCGCCATCGGTTATTGCGGCCAACCCTTCCTCACCGTTGGCACAGGCCGTGACGGTATAGCCTGCCCGGCTCAGCGCCCGCTCGGCCACGGTCCGCACCATGTCCTCGTCCTCAACCAGCAGCACCTTGCCGCCCGCCGACCAGTCCGACGAGACAATCGGTGCAGGTGCGCGCTTCTTGGGAACCTCGCCGCGATGCACCGGGAAATAGACCGTAAAGCGCGCGCCGGTGGGATGGCCGGTCTTGTCGGTGATATTGTCAGCGAAAATGAAACCACCCGACTGCTTGACGATCCCATAGGCCGTTGAAAGGCCAAGCCCCGTGCCCTTGCCCTGTTCCTTGGTGGTGAAGAATGGCTCGAACAGTTTGGGCAACACGTGGGGCGGAATACCGCCTCCGGTGTCCTGCACAATCAGAACGGTATAGTCGGCCGGCGGCAGCACCTCGGAGCCGAGCTGGATCACCTGCTTGGCGTGCAATGTCCGGGTAAAGAGCGAAATCCGTCCCGTTCCGTTACCGCGCGACTGGATCGCATCGCGGGCGTTGACGGCGAGATTCATGATCACCTGCTCCAGCTGCTGCGGATCGGCGCGAACGGGCCCAAGATTGCGGTCGTGCTGGACATAATAGGTGATCTTCTCGCCCAGCAGGCGCTTGATCAGCGGGCTGACCTCGCTCACCACGTCGGGCAGCTGGATGATCTCAGGCCGAAGGGTCTGCTGGCGCGAGAAGGCGAGCAACTGGCGGGTGAGCGATGCTGCCCGGTTCGAGTTGGCGCGGATCTGCTGGATGTCGTCATAGTCGCTGTCGCCGGGAATGTGGCGCAGCAGCATCAGATCGCAGGTGCCGATGATTGCGGTCAGGACATTGTTGAAATCATGCGCGACCCCGCCCGCCAGCTGGCCCACGGCCTGCATCTTGGTCGCCTGTGCGACCTGCCGCCTGAGCTGGTTTTCCTGACTGGTGTCGGCAAGGCTGAGGAGCACCGCAGCCTCGCCCAGCCCGCGCACCCCGGCAAGTCCAAGCGAGACCGGTTCTTCCGGGCTGTTCGCCAGCCGCACTGCGACATCCCCGCTGGTCGAAGGCCCGCGCCCATGGCGACGCACCGCATCAGACAATGCCGCCTTGTCCTCACGCACCACCAGATCGGTAGGGAATGGCGGAAGCCCTCGCCCCTCTCGCCCTACAGAGCGCAGAAAGGCCTCATTGGCGAACAGGAAACGCCCGTCGCGGTCCGTCATGGCGAGACCGAGCGGCAATTGGGCAAGCAGCGCATCGAGTTGGGCCACGCCCGCCTGCGAGGCGCCGTCCCAGCCGCTGCCAATACCCACCCCGCTGTCGATCAGCAGCATCAGCGAGGTCGCCTCGTCCGGCCCGGCAGGCGTCACCCGCGCCTCGGGATCGACGAGCGGCACATCAACCAGCGTTTGCGGCGTGCCACCGCGCCCCTCGCGGGCGAAGAAGATCCGGTCGCGCTCATCGGAGCGCAGGAAGCTGACAAAATCCTGTCCGACCAGCGTCGCACGATCATCGCCCGATGCACGCTCGGCAAAGCCGGCACTGACCGCGCGGATCACGCCATCGGCCGTGGTGATCGCAGTCTCGATCCCGGCACGGCTCAGCATCTTGCCGAAAGGCCCCGTCAGATCGAGCGCACCGAGGCTTTCGCCGCTGGGACGCACGATCGGTCGCAGCCGCCAGATCAGATGATCCTCGCCCCGCCCCGCACGTGAGGCGCTGACCTGCCACTGGCGCTCATCCTCGGCCTCGACCATTTCGAGTGCGTCTGCACCATCGCGCCAGGCATTGCGCGCGAGCAGTGTCACCGCTTCCAGCCCCGCACGCGGCAAGGGCAATGCAGGCGGCGCGGCGCCGACCCCGAAATGTTCGAGATAGAGGCTGTTGGCGCAGACCATCCGGTTGGCACGATCAGTGATGGCAATGGCCTCACCGCTGCGTTCTATCGCGGCGACCGTGACACTCCAGTCGGGCGCAGCGATGCTGTCAGCGGCAGGCGAGTCACGCATCCGGTCGAGCACCACAAACCCGCCCAGCAGGACACTCGCCGCCAGCACAAAGGCGAGGGCCACCAACCAGCTCGACGTGGCAACCCACAGGATCGCCGCGCTCGCCAGCACAGCACCTGCAAGGCCGGCAAGGAGCTGCATCGGCGGCGCATCAGATGCCGCACCACCACCGACGAGCGGCGCGGGGATCGAGGGGCTGCGGGTATCGGGGCCGGGGCGGCGGGACAAGCGGGCAGGCTCCTGTTGCAGTTCAGCGGCACGGGGCAGCGCCGCTTGCGCTTCCTACTGTGTGCCGAGCCGCTGGTCGAGCCGTGCTTCCATCGCCTTCAACCGTCTTGCGCGCTTGCGCGACACCACGGCGCGCCACACCCAGCCGGACAGCAGATAGCCGAGCGAGGGTGCCACAACAGCCAGCACTGCAAAGCCGAAAGCGGTCGCACCGGCCATCTGGAAGAAATCGACGACGGTCGTCCAGGCTCCGGACTTCACCGCGACGTGTTCAACCGTCGTTCCGCCCGCATCGAGCCGCAGCGTGAAGTTGCCGACCTTGTTGGCCACCACCAGCCAGAACGGCAAGGTGAAGGGGTTGGTCACGAAGGTCACCAGCGCAGCCAGCGGCACATTGGCGCGCGAGGGCAACGCCAGAAAGGCGGCAAGGAAGATCTGGCCGACCGGAATGATGAAGGCTGCAAACAGCCCCAGCGCCACGCCGCGGGGAACCGACCGGCGGGTGAAGCGCCACAGCTCCGGCGACATGAAACGGTGCGCGATCGGAGCGAGATACTTGTTGCGCGCCATCTCCTCGCGCGTCGGCGTATGCTTGCGGATCAGGTCCATCGCCCAGGTCTTCGAGCGTCCAGCCATCTTCGCCTTCTTGTCAGGCACGGTCATGCAGCGCCCCCGCAAAAAGCACGAGCGCAGTCACGAAAAAGCGGCAGAATCGCGCAAGAGGCGGTCGGGATCACCATGGTCACGGCCCATATGGGTAGCACCGGGTGACTGACCAGTAGGTGAATCGCGTGCCTGTGATTTTTTTGCGGCAGGCTGTCGTCGTCAGCCGACGGTCATCCCTTTTCGCGCATCAGGCGGGCCTTGTCGCGCTTCCAGTCGCGTTCCTTGATGCTGGCGCGCTTGTCGTGGGTCTGCTTGCCCTTGGCCAGAGCAAGTTCCACCTTCGCCCGGCCTGTGCGGTTGAAATAGATCGACAGCGGCACCAGCGTCATGCCCTTGCGCTCCACCGCGCCGAACAGCTTGTCGATCTCGCGTTCGTGAAGCAGCAATTTGCGGGGGCGGCGCGGTTCGTGGTTCAATCGGTTGCCGTGGGAGTATTCCGGAATGTTGGCATTGATCAGCCACACCTGCCCGTCCTTCACCTCGGCGTAGGATTCTGCGATGCTTGCCTCACCTGCACGCAGCGCCTTCACCTCGGTACCCTGCAAGGCGAGCCCGGCCTCGAAGGTGTCCTCGATCGAATAGTCGAACCGCGCGCGGCGGTTTTCGGCGACGATCTTGAGCTTGTCGAAGGTAACGGGTTTCGGGCGTGCCATAAGGCCGGGCGATGTAGGGGCTGGCGCGCAAAAAAGCGAGGGGCTTTAGCCGGGGATCACCCCCGCGCTCACCAGCGCCTCGTCCACCGCGCGCTTGGCTTCGTCCGAGCATTCCACCAGCGGCAGGCGCACTTCGGGCTCGATCCAGTCATGGACGCGGCTCAAGGCATACTTCACCGGCGCAGGCGAAGCGTCGGAGAACATCGCGTAGTGCAGCGGGAACAGGCGGTCGTTCAGCTGGCGCGCCTTCTTCAGCTCGTTGGCGGCGATGGCTTCGTGGAATTCGGCGCACAGCCTGGGCGCAACGTTGGCGGTCACCGAAATGCAGCCGCGCCCACCCGCTGCCGCGTGGGGCAGCCACAGCTCGTCATTGCCCGACAGCTGGCAGAACTCGCGCCCGATGCCCATGCGGTGATCGGCCACGCGTGAAAGGTCACCCGACGCGTCCTTGATGGCGATGATCCGGTCGGGATATTTGGTCACGAGCTCCACCACCGTATCATCAAGGATATCGGTGACGGTGCGCGCCGGCACGTTGTAGAGCACGATCGGCAGTTCGCAGTTTTCCGCGAGATAGCTGAAGTGGGCGATCAACCCGCGCTGGCTCGGGCGGTTGTAATAGGGCGCGACGCAAAGCCCGGCTGCCGCGCCTGCCTTCTTGGCGAAGTTCATGTGCAACTGGGCATTGCGCGTATCATTCGACCCGCAGCCCGCGATTACCGGCACGCGGCCTGCCGCCTGTTCGATGCAGACCTCGATCACGCGGTGATGCTCGGCGTTGGACAGGGTCGAGGCCTCCCCCGTCGTGCCGCAAGGCACCAGCGCGGCGCTACCGTTTTCGATCTGCCAGTCGACCAGGCGCCGGAATGCCGCCTCGTCGAACGTCCCACCGCGAAAAGGAGTCACCAGAGCGGGTATCGATCCGCTGAACATTGCCTTTGTCCTGCCTTCATCTCTAGATAATGATTGCGGCGGGGTTCCTCCGCCTCTTTCGTTCACCGCCTGATAAGGAGCCGATTGGCACTATGTCCAGCATGGTCCGCAATTCCCTG includes the following:
- a CDS encoding hybrid sensor histidine kinase/response regulator, giving the protein MQLLAGLAGAVLASAAILWVATSSWLVALAFVLAASVLLGGFVVLDRMRDSPAADSIAAPDWSVTVAAIERSGEAIAITDRANRMVCANSLYLEHFGVGAAPPALPLPRAGLEAVTLLARNAWRDGADALEMVEAEDERQWQVSASRAGRGEDHLIWRLRPIVRPSGESLGALDLTGPFGKMLSRAGIETAITTADGVIRAVSAGFAERASGDDRATLVGQDFVSFLRSDERDRIFFAREGRGGTPQTLVDVPLVDPEARVTPAGPDEATSLMLLIDSGVGIGSGWDGASQAGVAQLDALLAQLPLGLAMTDRDGRFLFANEAFLRSVGREGRGLPPFPTDLVVREDKAALSDAVRRHGRGPSTSGDVAVRLANSPEEPVSLGLAGVRGLGEAAVLLSLADTSQENQLRRQVAQATKMQAVGQLAGGVAHDFNNVLTAIIGTCDLMLLRHIPGDSDYDDIQQIRANSNRAASLTRQLLAFSRQQTLRPEIIQLPDVVSEVSPLIKRLLGEKITYYVQHDRNLGPVRADPQQLEQVIMNLAVNARDAIQSRGNGTGRISLFTRTLHAKQVIQLGSEVLPPADYTVLIVQDTGGGIPPHVLPKLFEPFFTTKEQGKGTGLGLSTAYGIVKQSGGFIFADNITDKTGHPTGARFTVYFPVHRGEVPKKRAPAPIVSSDWSAGGKVLLVEDEDMVRTVAERALSRAGYTVTACANGEEGLAAITDGGAFDIVVSDVVMPGMDGPAMVRAIRAQIPSMPVLFMSGYAEEQLRRDIDIPDMHFIAKPFSVAAIGDKVGAVLRQARSEQGAGT
- a CDS encoding DUF2062 domain-containing protein, with the protein product MDLIRKHTPTREEMARNKYLAPIAHRFMSPELWRFTRRSVPRGVALGLFAAFIIPVGQIFLAAFLALPSRANVPLAALVTFVTNPFTLPFWLVVANKVGNFTLRLDAGGTTVEHVAVKSGAWTTVVDFFQMAGATAFGFAVLAVVAPSLGYLLSGWVWRAVVSRKRARRLKAMEARLDQRLGTQ
- the alaS gene encoding alanine--tRNA ligase — its product is MTSTNEIRRSFLDYFSKAGHTATPSAPLVPYNDPTLMFVNAGMVPFKNVFTGLETPVSPRAASSQKCVRAGGKHNDLDNVGYTARHHTFFEMLGNFSFGDYFKEEAITHAWTLLTKEWGLPKDKLTITVYHTDDEAAGLWKRIAGLPDDRIIRIPTSDNFWSMGDTGPCGPCSEIFYDHGDHIFGGPPGSPDEDGDRFVEIWNLVFMQYEQQADGTRRDLPKPSIDTGMGIERIAAVLQGVHDNYDTDTFKALIAASEGLTGVAAQGDSAASHRVIADHLRSTSFLMADGVLPSNEGRGYVLRRIMRRAMRHAHLLGASEPLMHRLVPALVTEMGSAYPELVRGQALIQEVLEREETQFRRTLDKGLKLLDEATGDLSDGAELDGEIAFRLYDTYGFPYDLTEDALRARGIGVDKTGFDAAMARQKAAARAAWKGSGEAASGEVWFDIAEREGATEFTGYASTSGEGRIVAIVKAGAEVASAAAGDEVVILTNQTPFYGESGGQTGDAGTMASQAGLKATVTDTAKPLGRLHAHHVRIDAGAVAVGDTVELKVDAERRDRIRANHSATHLVHAALRNRLGGHVTQKGSMVAADRLRFDFSHPVALTPEDIAAIESEVNAEIRANEAVSTRLMTPDDAVAAGALALFGEKYGDEVRVLAMGRAGKEGRNYSVELCGGTHVRATGDIGIFRIVSESAVSSGVRRIEAMTGEGARQWLVGREEALKTAAGVIRATPEEVPARLAALMDERKRLERELAEAKKALALSGGGTGGAAASADETVAGVTFSGQVLEGLDPKELRPLLDAAKQRMGSGIAVLIAVNDGKASIAAAVTDDLTGRFSAVDLVRAGVEALGGKGGGGRPDMAQGGGPDGSKASDALAAVKAALVAQPAE
- a CDS encoding DUF4139 domain-containing protein, whose product is MGLAAAAMAQSAPASDASASQSAQGDVALTIYNSDLALVQDVRQIAIAQGRSRVEFPDVSARIQPETLSFAAANTTIIEQNFDYDLLTPEKLMEKAVGQTVTLLRTNPATGAETRERAKVLSVAGGVVIQIGERIEVLRDDGLPVRVIFDRVPPGLRARPTLSVNLDSARGGTRPVNLRYLTRGLSWSADYVALYNESAGTIDMQGWVTLENSTGTTFQNADTVLVAGNPNNGGRGSYSQRGMTRAGTEASDRERLGDFYLYPISGRTTIADNQMKQVSFLDVQGVAARKIYAREVYWQQNDREPQNVESRIAFSTARDQGLGDALPAGTVRFYQRDSEGTPQFIGEKSIGHTPMGSDLSLVTGEAFDITIKAEVEKRETITATEWEKSARYRVVEGGKTREVTIERPKTYYRTTMRYTLTNAKSAPVDVQLIQSGLNRSWWADDFRVTAEDIKGEQMNADRRRYTIPVPAEGERVIRVTFETRY
- the recA gene encoding recombinase RecA; its protein translation is MATQLKLVEEDRKAVDRQKALEAALAQIDRAFGKGSAMKLGSKEAMQVEAISTGSLGLDIALGIGGLPRGRVIEVYGPESSGKTTLALHVIAEAQKMGGTAAFVDAEHALDPVYAKKLGVDIDELIVSQPDTGEQALEITDTLVRSNAIDVLVVDSVAALVPRAEIEGEMGDSHVGLQARLMSQSLRKLTGSISRSRCMVIFINQLRMKIGVMYGNPETTTGGNALKFYASVRLDIRRTGQIKDRDEIIGNATRVKVVKNKVAPPFKQVEFDIMYGEGISKIGEILDLGVKAGLVEKSGSWFSYDSIRIGQGRENAKTYLKENPEVCDRLEAAIRSRTDEVAGEMMTGPDADSDD
- a CDS encoding DUF4139 domain-containing protein, giving the protein MRCAAILLSGAAMLATPLAAREVVDASPPVDLAVTIYRDPDRSADVALDADNPRGLAMISETRRVTLPKGESTIRFEGVAEGMIGVSAIVTGLPGGTIEKNRNAQILSPAALVDGTLGNRVTITRTNPATGERVSESAVVRTGANRGLVLQTSQGFEAVRCAGLPETLTFDRVPAGLSASPVFSVDTRSAEGGTHEVTLTYLAWGFDWQADYVATMTDKRSGGEFELGLMSWLSLVNDNGQSFDNARLQVIAGQLNLESDYESLADPPEARGLYLNCYPIGSTAAGSEVQDYLPVPPPPPPMAYAPAPAEMITVTGARMKAADMMESAPAVITAEEEDLGDLKLFRVPGRVDVSAKGMKQVAFLDKDAVKARYLYQAGCNPWSSVDQQDEEPLPASLLLVTKNEDRKGLGIAMPQGAMTVYEPRSGSVGRGPQFAARTTLRDYARGQDVELDLGASAQVFVRCGTLGEGEPGKAKGAWTPMRASLTNANPHPVTLRLQLGWAGRYDIRFPGAKVDVKNGYQTVEVIIPANGTRSIDWRLREATGG